The sequence below is a genomic window from Serratia nevei.
AATATCTACGGTTGGGCAGTACGCTGCGACTACAGGGTTTATGAAAGCAGGGACATCAACAGATTTACCAATGTTCACGTCAATGCCAACGTCGTGCGCCCGACAGAAAACGCGGTGACTGCCTCTATCGCTGTAACCGGTTCTTGTGCTTTCAATCTCGATCGCCACGACAATACGTTTATGGTGAATGTGTTCTCTTATGGCAAAAAGATCTTTATCAAAACTACAACACAAGGAACCTCCTATTTAGGCGGCCTTAGCCTGAGCAATTTCATGGCTGACAGAAATGGTACCGGAATTGATATCGACTCGGATTCCTCCGCCAATATTCAAATCGCCAACGGTTCTTATATTAATGACTATGGTGATACCGTTGGGGGCTTCCTGGTATTAAGAAAGTCTACTGGCCAATCAAATATCACCCCAGTGCAAATCAGCAATGTTAACTTCGCTACCGCTAATGGACCGAAGGGTTCACTCTCTCCTCAGGCCGTTCGCTTCGAAGCGAACGGCGGGTATCAACTTTCATTCAGCAACACCGTCATGCCAATGTGGACGAACGGCAGTCTGAACAATGAAGCGGGTTACAACATTCTTAGAGGCACACTGAGCATTGCGCAACGCAGCTACCAGCTACATGCGGCTCCGCTAAATTGTTTGACGAACAGCAATATGATCGCCATCGGTGCTGACAAACAGCCTGTAGGCTGGTTTATTGACGGAAATCTGACGGCGGATAGCAATATCCTGACCGCCAATGGAGATAACCCGGCTTATAAAGGTTTAGGTCAACGTATTCATCGGAGCATGGGACTGAGAACATTCTGGGCCATCGCATCCTCTATCGGCGATCAATCTACCGCGCAAGCTTCGACTGGCATTTGGGCCCGCTCGTTCAACGATAACTATACCGACACTGTCGAGAGCAATGAAGCTATTCCCTGGATACGCATCGGCAACCTTTACTACGCGCGTTTTGTCATGAACAACAATCGCACTATCCACGATATCCTGATCAATCCCGGAAATGGCAATAATGCGGTGCGCGTTTTAAACTGCGGCATTACTCCGGGCGAAGTCTTCAACTTCTCGCCCGATGCACAGCACTAATCATCCACATGACTAGTCCTGGCATAGGTTGACACTTTTATGCCTGTAAAACGCCTGATGCACCGCATCGGGC
It includes:
- a CDS encoding exopolysaccharide biosynthesis protein, which translates into the protein MNNMISVNNISELRNLTPVTDDQIVFLVSHTPGHFTGGGEFYYAKTDTTSADNNGTVVVTTGGARWKRLDQKLTFDHFGADPSGTSTSDAAISATLNYAASLKNKVVYASENAQYLLTSTQPINVANGITVRGSRRGLAQGPASLTNNGPNRAGLADDSAFIIKKPAGAVCFACDKNVVFDGWSFLYPDQKYTATQPEAFVPYGATITATGALSVANCRYVGAYDFVEARGEANNFENIYGWAVRCDYRVYESRDINRFTNVHVNANVVRPTENAVTASIAVTGSCAFNLDRHDNTFMVNVFSYGKKIFIKTTTQGTSYLGGLSLSNFMADRNGTGIDIDSDSSANIQIANGSYINDYGDTVGGFLVLRKSTGQSNITPVQISNVNFATANGPKGSLSPQAVRFEANGGYQLSFSNTVMPMWTNGSLNNEAGYNILRGTLSIAQRSYQLHAAPLNCLTNSNMIAIGADKQPVGWFIDGNLTADSNILTANGDNPAYKGLGQRIHRSMGLRTFWAIASSIGDQSTAQASTGIWARSFNDNYTDTVESNEAIPWIRIGNLYYARFVMNNNRTIHDILINPGNGNNAVRVLNCGITPGEVFNFSPDAQH